One window of the Hoplias malabaricus isolate fHopMal1 chromosome Y, fHopMal1.hap1, whole genome shotgun sequence genome contains the following:
- the LOC136679608 gene encoding kinocilin-like, which translates to MNAVSIGEYHGLRVGSALLSIVAGCIIIGVSKDCDADAVGGIFLGAGGLGLLISVYPFIRAWFNFHHILPNIGNFRVHPLAPEQPPDTIRREGTQGQLTVERCKSRMDTFVETAAATAEGSQDDGPSSDVPDILGRRKPKPSEPDLP; encoded by the exons ATGAACGCTGTGAGTATTGGGGAGTACCATGGGCTTCGGGTGGGCTCGGCCCTGCTGAGCATCGTGGCGGGCTGCATCATTATCGGTGTGTCCAAAGACTGCGATGCAGATGCTGTGGGGGGCATCTTCCTCGGGGCTGGGGGTCTGG GTCTCCTCATCTCCGTCTACCCCTTCATCAGAGCATGGTTCAACTTCCATCATATCCTGCCCAACATCG GAAATTTCCGTGTTCACCCTCTGGCCCCGGAGCAGCCCCCAGACACAATCAGAAGAGAAG GGACCCAGGGCCAGTTGACTGTGGAGCGCTGTAAGAGTCGGATGGATACGTTTGTGGAGACTGCTGCAGCTACAGCGGAGGGGTCACAGGACGACGG accTTCTTCTGATGTCCCTGATATTTTGGGTCGACGCAAACCCAAACCCTCAGAACCGGATCTTCCCTGA
- the LOC136677596 gene encoding transmembrane protein 275-like, with translation MVCSERSSGTSVPKKEPQSRRKRKTRPQGLPSPALCCACGLCIMLAGINITLVGAFAFSTLMPSGNPPIIIGPILLLVAFTFFGACCVCSRLPPPQGSRRSKGGARGGGLAFMGRGTGLGSGTAAFEIETSEHTMQDTTAVQLSPTNSPSISSHGSCPGPEGPDVAVNANANANANMNIPAPDYNTPSRSCKLFTMDANGPNSALATFSASAEAEGAVRLTLPSDVAAS, from the coding sequence ATGGTGTGTAGCGAAAGAAGTTCGGGCACGTCTGTGCCTAAGAAGGAGCCTCAGAGTCGGAGGAAGAGGAAAACCCGCCCCCAGGGTCTTCCCTCACCAGCACTGTGCTGCGCCTGTGGCCTGTGCATCATGCTAGCAGGGATTAACATCACTCTGGTGGGTGCCTTTGCCTTTAGCACCCTAATGCCCTCTGGGAACCCTCCCATTATCATCGGACCCATCCTGCTGCTGGTGGCCTTCACTTTCTTTGGTGCTTGTTGTGTGTGTAGCCGTCTGCCGCCTCCCCAAGGCTCGCGCCGGTCCAAGGGGGGTGCTAGAGGCGGGGGTTTGGCGTTCATGGGCCGTGGAACTGGGCTCGGTAGCGGCACAGCAGCATTTGAGATCGAAACCAGTGAACACACCATGCAGGACACTACAGCTGTCCAACTGAGCCCCACAAACTCCCCAAGCATCTCTTCACATGGTTCCTGCCCGGGTCCGGAAGGTCCTGACGTAGCcgttaatgctaatgctaacgctAATGCTAATATGAACATCCCAGCTCCAGATTATAACACTCCTTCACGTTCTTGTAAACTCTTCACAATGGATGCTAATGGCCCTAATTCTGCATTAGCCACTTTCTCAGCCTCTGCTGAAGCTGAGGGAGCTGTGAGACTAACTCTGCCCTCGGATGTTGCTGCGAGCTAA